The following are encoded in a window of Pseudomonas sp. JQ170C genomic DNA:
- a CDS encoding hydantoinase/oxoprolinase family protein, whose product MKPAFRVLSIDWNSDSLPKRQGFEAPVANKNNHARRCTVGMNGKTVRVATDVGGTFTDLVYFETDPVSGRQTIRTAKSDTTPPNFEQGILNVLNKADVRLDEVDFLAHGTTVVINALTERRGVRTGLITTQGFRDILEIARANRPDFFNLKWVKPQPFVPRHLRREIAGRMHCDGQEREPLDLSGLVQLLEDFRREEVEAVAVCLLHAYANPDHELAVLAEVRRLWPEVSVVASHQITREWREYERTSTTVLSAYVQPIAARYLSDLERGLRVAGYTAPLYVMQSNCGVDTVAHARETPITMVESGPASGFWAAAELGRLINEPNLLALDIGGTTAKCSLIRDGQVTIKTDYWIERDRVSAGYPIMVPVVDLVEIGNGGGSIAWVDEFDKLHVGPQSAGAQPGPAAYGNGGTRATTTDANLVLGRINKDYFCGGELQADMPAVERALGLLGEELGLSSVEIARGIVRIANDNMVNALKLVSLNRGYDPREFTLIAFGGGGAMHAVALGQELGVKKVIIPRGAPVFSAWGMTMSDLRRDMFVNRFFECNREGALAHAQGFLDQLLLTAREQFEEQAVEADQVELSVHCKLRYQNQEHSVEVPLLAHERVALHWEEIAQRFHELYEQHYSYRLDAPLEIVGFHIVAVAQIGKLDLDELPVTGATLTAALKGRRLVDYALEGRHEACIYDNAKLEPGMTFDGPAVIEDAGTTIVVHPHNSVRVDNLGNIHILIGN is encoded by the coding sequence TTGAAGCCGGCCTTCAGGGTTCTTAGCATCGATTGGAACAGCGATTCATTGCCCAAGCGGCAAGGATTTGAAGCTCCTGTTGCCAACAAAAACAATCATGCTAGGAGATGCACTGTGGGTATGAACGGCAAAACCGTGCGCGTAGCGACCGACGTCGGGGGAACTTTTACCGATCTGGTCTATTTCGAGACAGATCCGGTCAGTGGCCGGCAGACGATCCGCACGGCAAAATCAGACACTACGCCACCCAACTTTGAGCAGGGCATTCTCAATGTGCTGAACAAGGCGGATGTGCGCCTGGACGAGGTGGATTTCCTTGCCCATGGCACCACCGTCGTCATCAATGCCTTGACCGAGCGTCGCGGTGTACGCACCGGCTTGATCACCACCCAAGGCTTTCGCGACATCCTGGAAATAGCCCGCGCCAACCGGCCGGATTTCTTCAATCTGAAGTGGGTAAAACCTCAGCCTTTTGTCCCGCGTCACCTGCGTCGCGAAATTGCTGGTCGCATGCATTGTGACGGGCAGGAACGCGAGCCGCTGGATTTGAGCGGGCTTGTCCAACTGCTTGAAGATTTTCGCCGCGAGGAAGTCGAGGCGGTCGCGGTGTGCCTTCTGCATGCGTATGCGAACCCCGATCACGAACTGGCAGTGCTGGCTGAAGTGCGGCGTCTTTGGCCTGAAGTCTCGGTCGTGGCTTCGCACCAGATCACCCGCGAATGGCGAGAGTATGAGCGGACCAGCACTACCGTACTGTCGGCGTACGTGCAGCCTATCGCCGCGCGTTACCTGAGTGACCTTGAGCGTGGCTTGCGGGTCGCAGGTTACACGGCACCGCTGTACGTCATGCAATCGAATTGTGGTGTCGACACGGTGGCGCACGCCCGTGAAACACCTATCACCATGGTTGAATCCGGCCCGGCCAGTGGCTTTTGGGCTGCAGCCGAACTGGGTCGACTGATTAATGAACCCAACTTGCTTGCCTTGGACATTGGCGGCACAACGGCCAAGTGCTCCCTGATCCGCGATGGCCAGGTAACGATCAAAACCGACTACTGGATCGAGCGCGATCGCGTCAGCGCCGGTTATCCCATCATGGTTCCCGTGGTGGACCTGGTCGAAATCGGCAACGGCGGTGGTTCGATCGCCTGGGTAGACGAATTCGACAAACTGCACGTCGGCCCGCAATCGGCAGGCGCGCAGCCCGGCCCGGCCGCTTATGGCAATGGCGGCACACGCGCCACCACTACCGACGCCAACCTGGTGTTGGGACGGATCAACAAGGACTACTTCTGCGGTGGTGAGCTGCAAGCTGACATGCCAGCGGTGGAGCGTGCGCTCGGCTTGTTGGGCGAAGAACTGGGTTTATCGAGCGTCGAAATCGCCCGTGGCATCGTGCGCATCGCCAACGACAACATGGTCAATGCCTTGAAACTGGTGTCCCTCAACCGCGGCTATGACCCACGCGAGTTCACCCTGATCGCCTTTGGTGGCGGTGGTGCCATGCACGCTGTGGCGCTCGGTCAGGAACTGGGCGTGAAGAAAGTGATCATCCCGCGTGGTGCCCCGGTTTTCTCTGCGTGGGGCATGACCATGTCGGATTTGCGTCGGGACATGTTCGTCAACCGCTTCTTTGAATGCAATCGTGAAGGTGCTTTGGCGCACGCTCAAGGATTCCTTGACCAGTTGCTACTGACGGCGCGTGAACAATTTGAAGAGCAAGCGGTTGAGGCGGACCAGGTCGAACTCTCGGTTCACTGCAAATTGCGCTACCAGAATCAGGAGCACTCAGTCGAAGTGCCATTGCTGGCCCATGAACGGGTCGCGCTGCACTGGGAGGAAATTGCCCAACGCTTCCATGAGCTGTACGAACAGCACTACAGCTACCGCCTGGATGCGCCGTTGGAAATTGTCGGGTTCCATATCGTCGCTGTAGCCCAGATTGGCAAGCTTGATCTGGATGAGCTGCCGGTAACCGGAGCGACGCTCACGGCAGCCCTCAAAGGTCGACGCCTGGTGGACTATGCATTGGAAGGCCGCCATGAAGCGTGCATCTATGACAACGCCAAACTGGAACCGGGCATGACCTTTGACGGCCCGGCAGTGATCGAGGACGCGGGGACGACGATTGTGGTGCATCCACACAACAGCGTGCGCGTAGACAACCTCGGCAACATCCACATCTTGATCGGCAACTAA
- a CDS encoding helix-turn-helix transcriptional regulator gives MRHSTSSQSNSTRLCSMNDSEFHSAWMWMGKLAPPQAQLEAVNRKGLLAALERNQHKPLTLIVSAPGFGKTTLLAQWRAYLLQQHSTSPTAWLSLDEADAEANRFLAYLIWALQAAGFDVGGLAALAQSQALDVRPQRTVAALLQILARDGRRVTLMMDDYHRAANSAVDEVVLTLLERGSQWLRLVVASRTRPAWPLARLKSQGLVHELGAGDLTLSQTEAAHIFGAELGEAALASLHQKTEGWAVAVQLAHHWLAGANGSLYGLQSFSGRVADVAEYLTEQIFENLPEECRAFLLDTSLLERFNAELADVVRGREDSAELLAQLSAFDALVVPLDSSRSWFRYHMLLADFLRPRLDGARARRIHQAAAQWLAVQTDWVLAVSHALRARDTVLAVNLVVRAGGWELVLRKGISYAQSLLQQFDEQARSSEPDLLLMQAYLHAKLGNRELSTELLRLAQVAVGGDERLERDFAVIQALAHTYFDQFVDEQGGLDAAGWSGSALSLATLQCVGAMSCLAHGNLPQALRRARAARLQMQMVASPLGENYCLIHEAQALALTGEVTDAGQLIDEALAMAQENFGSESSLKAVVGCFKAQHLYWQGAWAEAQPWIREGWDSLEHTDGWLDVFAATAEVSWRTALRALGVQPALAELEKLARIANERQLDRLVRLVHAWRIDLLVQSGLVSQARQELQLHGFDTQSADELDWRNREAVGLALARLMLASGASAAALARLQRDIEALQEKGLLLPVWRLRIMAMLARYKLRGDVDSEEVRTTLMPVVRQGLMGLLLEVGPAILPMLDGLPEAVAGMSTVITRLRGWRAHPVRPRAHLSAKEMQLLALLADGQSNKAIALALDISENTVKFHLKQIFRKLEVENRSAAISTALREGLLDARR, from the coding sequence TTGAGGCATTCAACATCTTCACAGTCAAATTCGACTCGGCTTTGCAGCATGAACGACTCAGAGTTCCATAGTGCCTGGATGTGGATGGGAAAGCTTGCGCCGCCCCAAGCCCAACTGGAGGCGGTGAATCGCAAGGGTTTACTGGCAGCGTTAGAACGTAACCAGCACAAGCCCTTGACGCTTATCGTCTCTGCACCGGGCTTTGGCAAGACGACCTTGTTGGCGCAGTGGCGGGCTTACCTCTTGCAACAGCACTCGACCTCGCCGACGGCCTGGTTGTCGCTGGACGAAGCCGATGCCGAGGCAAACCGTTTTCTTGCTTATTTGATCTGGGCGCTGCAGGCGGCAGGCTTTGACGTCGGTGGCCTGGCGGCACTGGCGCAGTCGCAGGCTCTCGATGTTCGCCCTCAGCGCACAGTAGCTGCGTTGTTGCAGATACTTGCTCGCGATGGACGCCGGGTGACGCTGATGATGGATGACTATCATCGGGCGGCCAACAGTGCAGTCGATGAGGTGGTGTTGACGTTGCTGGAGCGGGGCAGTCAATGGCTGCGTCTTGTCGTCGCCAGCCGCACGCGTCCCGCGTGGCCGCTGGCACGGCTGAAGTCGCAAGGTTTGGTCCATGAACTGGGTGCCGGCGACCTGACGTTGTCTCAAACTGAAGCGGCGCACATATTCGGTGCAGAACTGGGTGAAGCGGCACTGGCCAGCCTGCACCAGAAGACAGAAGGCTGGGCTGTGGCTGTGCAACTGGCACACCACTGGCTCGCTGGGGCCAATGGTTCATTGTATGGCCTGCAGTCGTTCTCTGGTCGTGTGGCTGACGTCGCAGAATATTTGACCGAGCAAATCTTTGAAAACCTGCCTGAGGAATGTCGCGCCTTTCTCCTGGACACGTCATTGCTGGAGCGCTTCAACGCTGAATTGGCCGATGTTGTCCGGGGGCGGGAGGACAGTGCCGAGCTTCTGGCACAACTGTCCGCATTCGATGCCTTGGTAGTGCCCCTGGACTCCAGTCGCAGCTGGTTTCGATACCACATGCTGTTGGCCGACTTCCTGCGGCCGCGGCTGGACGGCGCGCGAGCACGGCGCATTCACCAGGCCGCGGCGCAGTGGCTGGCTGTGCAAACTGACTGGGTGTTAGCTGTCTCCCACGCATTGCGTGCCAGAGATACCGTGCTGGCGGTCAATCTGGTAGTGCGCGCCGGCGGCTGGGAGTTGGTGTTGCGCAAGGGCATAAGTTACGCGCAAAGCCTGTTGCAACAGTTCGATGAGCAAGCGCGTAGCAGTGAACCGGATCTGTTGTTGATGCAGGCGTATCTCCACGCCAAGCTGGGTAACCGGGAACTGTCGACTGAACTGTTGCGTCTGGCCCAGGTTGCCGTGGGGGGGGACGAGCGTCTTGAGCGTGATTTCGCGGTTATCCAGGCGTTGGCCCATACCTATTTCGACCAGTTCGTGGATGAGCAGGGAGGGCTGGACGCCGCAGGCTGGTCTGGAAGTGCGCTGTCTTTGGCGACGTTGCAATGCGTGGGGGCGATGAGTTGTCTGGCACATGGCAATCTCCCCCAGGCCCTGCGCAGGGCCCGTGCGGCGCGGTTACAGATGCAGATGGTGGCAAGCCCGCTGGGCGAGAATTATTGCCTGATTCATGAAGCGCAAGCCTTGGCGCTGACCGGAGAGGTGACCGACGCGGGGCAACTGATTGACGAGGCCCTGGCCATGGCACAGGAAAACTTCGGCAGTGAAAGTTCGCTCAAGGCGGTGGTTGGCTGCTTCAAGGCCCAACACCTGTATTGGCAAGGTGCGTGGGCCGAGGCGCAACCGTGGATACGCGAAGGCTGGGACTCGCTTGAACATACCGATGGCTGGCTCGACGTGTTCGCCGCTACCGCCGAAGTTTCCTGGCGTACAGCCCTGCGCGCGCTGGGTGTGCAGCCGGCACTGGCCGAACTGGAAAAGCTGGCACGAATTGCCAATGAAAGACAGCTGGATCGGCTGGTGCGCCTGGTTCACGCCTGGCGGATCGACTTGCTGGTGCAATCGGGCCTGGTTTCCCAGGCCCGCCAGGAACTGCAATTGCATGGATTCGACACCCAGTCAGCCGACGAACTGGATTGGCGTAATCGCGAGGCAGTCGGTTTGGCTCTCGCGCGCTTGATGTTGGCCAGTGGTGCTTCGGCTGCCGCGCTTGCACGTTTGCAGCGTGACATAGAGGCGTTGCAGGAAAAGGGCCTGCTGCTGCCAGTGTGGCGCCTGCGCATCATGGCGATGCTGGCCCGCTACAAGCTCCGTGGCGACGTGGACAGTGAAGAAGTGCGTACCACGCTAATGCCCGTTGTACGCCAGGGCTTGATGGGGCTGCTGCTGGAGGTGGGGCCGGCAATACTGCCGATGCTGGACGGGTTGCCTGAAGCAGTCGCTGGCATGTCGACGGTGATCACCCGCTTGCGCGGTTGGCGGGCCCACCCGGTACGTCCGCGGGCTCACCTCAGTGCCAAGGAGATGCAGTTGCTGGCGTTGTTGGCGGACGGTCAGTCCAACAAGGCCATCGCGCTGGCATTGGATATTTCTGAAAATACCGTCAAGTTCCACCTCAAGCAGATTTTCCGCAAACTTGAGGTCGAAAACCGTTCAGCGGCAATCAGTACCGCCCTGCGCGAAGGCCTGCTCGACGCCCGCAGGTGA